Genomic window (Corallococcus exiguus):
GCCCTGCAACACCAGCGCGTCCTCCTCCACCACGCCACCGCAGCCCAGGCCGCCCTTGAGCGCCTTGAGCCAGGTGTCCAGCTGGGCGGCGGGCAGCCCCAGCTGCTCCACCACCGTCACCTCCTTGCCGCCCCGGCCCTTGCGCTCCATGCGCACCACTGCGCGCGCGGGGCCCTTGGGCTCCGGCTTCTCCCGGGGCGGGGGCGGAGGCGGCCCGGCG
Coding sequences:
- a CDS encoding translation initiation factor, with protein sequence MGKRDKKDEAPPAGPFNNPFAALSAQREALPAGPPPPPPREKPEPKGPARAVVRMERKGRGGKEVTVVEQLGLPAAQLDTWLKALKGGLGCGGVVEEDALVLQGDQRERLPALLEARGVLKVTVG